One genomic region from Pempheris klunzingeri isolate RE-2024b chromosome 4, fPemKlu1.hap1, whole genome shotgun sequence encodes:
- the LOC139199777 gene encoding V-set and transmembrane domain-containing protein 5 produces the protein MWHFKLWDVQDVAVFLSITLYMCHLAGAISIHSPQRSLTRSVQENVFFSVDVSCIGIPTIQWTFMSGAVSRTIGTWQTGVYTNITEDYSSRVQHYSNGSMGLSDLRLQDAGYYVVTVTETAGSSKDAGFVLKVNEVLYEDLQYLSVSALALACLAGLLMLVMWLLDKAYRRIMAWRRRKQMPENDATELQPL, from the exons ATGTGGCATTTTAAGCTCTGGGATGTACAAGATGTTGCTGTGTTTCTCAGCATCACACTATATATGTGTCACCTAG CTGGAGCCATCTCCATCCATTCTCCCCAGAGGAGCCTCACCAGGTCCGTGCAGgagaatgtgtttttctcagtggaTGTTAGCTGTATCGGGATCCCCACCATACAATGGACCTTTATGTCAGGGGCGGTGAGCCGCACCATAGGGACTTGGCAGACTGGGGTGTACACCAACATAACGGAGGACTACAGCAGCAGAGTGCAGCACTACAGCAATGGATCTATGGGCCTGTCTGACCTGCGGCTGCAGGATGCAGGATACTATGTGGTCACTGTCACGgaaacagcaggaagcagcaaGGATGCTGGATTTGTCCTGAAAGTGAACG AGGTGCTGTACGAGGATCTTcagtacctgtctgtctctgccttagCACTTGCCTGTTTGGCCGGCCTTCTCATGCTGGTCATGTGGCTACTAGACAAGGCCTACAGGAGGATAATGGCTTGGAGACGCAGGAAGCAGATGCCAG